Genomic segment of Nostoc sp. TCL240-02:
GGCAGTTGTTACTAGTTGGGTATCCATTTTTATCATGGATTTTTTCCTTTCTCTACTACTATTTGACCAGCCTGCATTTTGAAGGGGGCAGGACAGGACAGAGCTTGTCTATTCGCATAGCATCTTATAGGGAAGTACAGTTTTCCTCCTGCCTTCATTTATAAATCTTTAGGTAATAAATATCAGTTTTGAAGCTTTGGTGGAGCCCACCACAGACATCTCTAGTTTTTTTGAAAATACTTTATAACTTTACTAAAACGTGTGAATATATTAACTCGTAAATTAGCGCACCCAAAGCTAAACCTGTAAGTGAAAAGATAGATGCAGTAAAAAAAGCTAGCCCTTCTCTAAGACCTGCTCTTTGGAAATCTATCCTGACTAATATAGTTGCCGAAATGATGAGTAAAGTATCAAGAAATACCCCAAACCAGGCAATCATCAGAAAAAATAAGAAAGCTGCTAAGACAGCAACCCCAAAAGACCTAGTGTTTGATTTAAGCAAAATCCTGAGGTAATAGGTCATTTTCGGCCAAGGAGTGGTCAACGTCACTATTAAAAGCAAGATCGCAACCACAGTCAGCACCCACACAAACAGAGGAGCGTGTGTTTCAGATATTACCCAGCCCAAGGTACTGTAACTAAGCAGTACTAACGCCAGGGACACCCAAGGAACTCTTTTAAAAATTGACATGGGTTAATATTCTTAGTACAGGGTCAAGGTATTATTCCATTATTAAATTTTATATAGGAATGCGCTTGGATTTTTGTTCGCCCAGCGTGGCGTAGCCATAGTTATTTGGCTTAAGAGGCAATAGGAAAAAAGGCTCTAGCTTCGCAAAAATCAAAAATAAGCCTTATAGAAGGCAGACTATTATAACTATTGATTAATAGCTAAACAATCATTTTCTGCCCACCAAGCGTAGATTGGCGTGTCGCTGTCTGGTAAAGCACCAAAAGTATTAGGTTGCAATACATTTATGCTAATACCATTTGTTAATTCCACAACATAATTGACGTGTGTGCCCAGATACATAACATTAATAAGCCGCCCTTCAAAGCAGTTAGCTGGCAAATTGGGTGGATAAAGCGAAAGCTGTATTTTTTCTGGGCGCACACTCACTACTACCGCTTGTGATAATTGAGATGGTGTATCTTCAGCGCGGCTAATGATAATTGAGAGTCCTGTTTTTGTGGAAACTTTAATACTAGAGGAGTCTACCGCTACGATCTCACCACTAAATAAATTAGTATCGCCAATAAAATCAGCAACAAACGATGTCTGGGGACGTTCGTAAATTTGGCAGGGAGTGCCAACTTGTTCAATTTTGCCTTGGTTCATGACGGCAATGCGATCGCTCAAAGATAATGCTTCTTCTTGGTCGTGTGTCACCATCACAAAGGTTACTCCTAAGTCTTTGTGTAAATTTGATAACTCAACCTGCATTTCTTTACGTAGTTTTAAATCTAACGCCCCTAAAGGTTCATCCAGTAGTACCACGGTGGGACGGTTGACTAAAGCCCTTGCTAAGGCGACTCGCTGCTGTTGACCACCAGAAAGTTGACTGGGAAAGCGCGATCGCAAACTTTCCATTTTCACTAACTTTAAAGCTTCTTGAACTCTAATTTCAATTTCCGATTTGTGGATTTTTTTTAACCGTAGTCCAAAGGCGATGTTATCCCAGACATTCAAGTGATTGAATAGAGCGTAACTTTGAAATACAGTATTGACGGGTCGGCGGTAAGGCGGCACATTAGTCATAGACTGACCCTGAATCAACACTTTGCCAGCATCAGCGATTTCAAAGCCAGCAATCAAACGTAGTGTTGTTGTTTTACCACAACCGGAGGGGCCTAAAATACTAAAAAATTCTCCCTGTCTGACATCCAAATCTATTCCATGTACTGCTGGTTCTTGGTTAAAAAACTTGAACACGTTACGCAGTTCAACATCAAGTGGCTGAAAATTTGTTATCCCCCTCTGATTTTGCATGACAATTTGAGCCATAATCCTTAGTAGAATGCCGTGATCTTACGTAACTTTGTCAGTAGTCTATTGGGCAGACTATATTTGACACTTTGGTTTATTGTAT
This window contains:
- a CDS encoding ABC transporter ATP-binding protein: MAQIVMQNQRGITNFQPLDVELRNVFKFFNQEPAVHGIDLDVRQGEFFSILGPSGCGKTTTLRLIAGFEIADAGKVLIQGQSMTNVPPYRRPVNTVFQSYALFNHLNVWDNIAFGLRLKKIHKSEIEIRVQEALKLVKMESLRSRFPSQLSGGQQQRVALARALVNRPTVVLLDEPLGALDLKLRKEMQVELSNLHKDLGVTFVMVTHDQEEALSLSDRIAVMNQGKIEQVGTPCQIYERPQTSFVADFIGDTNLFSGEIVAVDSSSIKVSTKTGLSIIISRAEDTPSQLSQAVVVSVRPEKIQLSLYPPNLPANCFEGRLINVMYLGTHVNYVVELTNGISINVLQPNTFGALPDSDTPIYAWWAENDCLAINQ